The following nucleotide sequence is from Firmicutes bacterium ASF500.
AGGCGGCAGATGGAGGCCCTGTGCGCCCTGCCCAAGAGCTTTCTGTTTTTGAACTACCTGCGCTGTCACGACGACATCGGCTGGGGGCTGGACTACCCCTGGCTCCGGTGGAGCTTCGGCATAGACGAGGTGGCCCACAAACGGTATCTCAACGACTGGTTCACCGGCCGCTGGCCGGGGAGCGACAGCCGGGGGGAGCTGTACAACGACGACCCCCGTCTGGGGGACGCCCGGCTGTGCGGCACCACCGCCTCCCTGTGCGGCCTGGAGGCGGCGGTCTTTGAACAGGACCCCTTCAAGGTGGAGCGGGCGGTGGCCTGCGGCCTGACCCTCCACGCCTGGATGCTCTCCCAGAGCGGCATCCCCGTCATCTACAGCGGGGACGAGGTGGGCCAGCTCAACGACTACACCTATCACGACGACCCGGACAGGCGGGAGGACAGCCGGTATATCCACCGGGGGGCCTTCCAGTGGGAGCTGGCCGGCCATAGAGATGACCTGGACACCCCCCAGGGCAAGCTGTTCCAGGGCCTGCGGCGGCTGGAGCAGCTGCGGGCGTCGGAGCCCTGCTTCGATGCCGGGGCGGACGTCTGGGTGGAGGACAGCGGCAGTCCCCATGTGCTGGCCCTGTGCCGCCGGACCGGGGAGCGGGAGCTGGTCTGCCTGTTCAATTTCAGCCAGAATTTTGTCCAGGCCGGGGTAAACCGGGAGGGGAGCTACACCGAGCTGATGTACGGCACGAGGTACGAGGACATCCACAGTATTCAGCTTTGGCCCAACGGCTTTGCCTGGCTGCTGCGGGAGAGCTGAGGAGAGAGCACACAAAGCGTCTAAAAACCGGCGGGACCGGGCGAAAAAAACGCCCAGTCCCGCCGGCGCTTTTGGCATAACACACCCCTTTTACGTTTTATACAAATGAAATCCTGTAAAATTGTACAGATTCAATGAATTTTTTGGTTATATTCCAGAATGTTGCCTAAAACTGCACCAGATGCGCCGTTTGCAACATTTTGGCATATTTGAAAAATTCAGCCTATTTACACCCTCGGGAAGTCGTATTATGATTTTGGCACAACCGCGGTAACAACATCAAGCAAAGGAGTGGAGTTATGAAGAGAATTTTCCGAACAAGCGCCTTTCTTCTGGTCGCTGTGCTGCTGCTGTCCCTGACCGGCTGCGGCGCGTCCGACGGAAAAACCCATCTGAAATTCCAGATCTGGGACGTGGCGCAGCGGGACAGCATGCAGGCCATCTGTGACGCCTACACGGCCAAGAACCCCGATGTGGTGATCGAGGTACAGGTCACCAGCTGGAACGAGTACTGGACCAAGCTGGAGGCCGCCGCCGAATCCAACACCATGCCCGACATCTTCTGGATGCACACCAACCAGATCCTGTACTACTCCGACTTCGGCATGCTGGCCGATGTCACCGAGCTCTATGACGATGTGGAGCCCGACTACTACGCCAATCATTTCTCTGAAATTTCCATCGGCAACGCCCAGGGCAGCAACGGCCGGATGTACGGCGTGCCCAAGGACAAGGACAACATCTTCCTGGTCTACAACAAGGAGATGTTCGACGCCGCCGGTGTGGCCTACCCCGACGAGAACTGGACCTGGGACGACCTGGTGAACGCCTCCCAGACCATCTATGACAAGACAGGGAACTACGGCTACTTGGCCTATAACGACGACCAGATGGGCTATTGGAGCTTTGTCTATCAGGCTGGCGGCTGTATCCTCACCGAGGATAAGACCCGCGCCGGCTTCGACCAGCCCGGCACTAAGAAGGGCATGGAGTTCTATGTGGGCCTCCAGCAGAACGAGTGGTGCCCCAACCAGGCTTATTTCGCCGAAACCGCTCCGGGCACCGCATTCTTCTCCGGGATCGGCTCTATGTACATTGAGGGCAACTGGGAGCTGATGAACAAGTGCATCAACTTCCCCAACATGGACGGCAAGTGGGACATCGCCCCCATGCCCAAGTGCCCCGACCCCGTCAGCGGCGACGGCCGGGCCACCATCTCCAACGGCCTGTGCTACTCCACCGCCGCCCGGGGCAAGACGAAGGATATCGCCCTGGACGTGATTAAGTTCTTCGGCACCGAGGAAGCCCAGCTTCTGGCCAGCTCCTACGGCGCGGCCATCTCCGCCTACAACGGCACCGAGCAGCCCTACTTCGACGCCTTTGACAAGGCGGGCTATGACATCAACGTTGAGATGGTCATGGACCAGTTCGAGTACGGCGTGCAGAACGTGAACAACGCCGCCAAGCCCAAGTGGAAGAGCCCCGTGCTGGACGAACTGAACAAGGTCTACAACGGCCAGCAGAGCCTGGACAGCGCGATGGCCAACATGCAGAAGATCGTTGACACCGAGACCGCCAAGAAATTGGCGGGAGACTGAGAGGAGGGCCCGCTGTGAAAGGAATGAAACTGTCCCCCGCCGCCCGGCGGGAGGAGAATTGGGGCTGGATCATGGTAGCCCCCACCATCCTGGGCCTGGTTATCCTGAACCTGTGGCCCTTCGTCCAGACCGTCTATACCAGCTTCTGCGAGCATCTGGGCTTCGGCCACTATAAATTTATTGGCCTGGGCAACTACGCCGAGATCTTCCAGACCCCCGAGGTCTGGAGGGCCACCTGGAACACCATCCTGTTCTGTATCCTGACGGTCCCCGTGGGTCTGTTTCTGTCCCTTCTGGTGGCGATGCTCCTGAACGCCAAGATCAAGTTCAAGGGCGGCTTCCGCACCATCTTCTTCCTGCCCATGGTCTGCGCCCCCGCCGCCGTCACCATGGTGTGGCGCTGGATCTTCAACGGCGAGTACGGCATTTTGAACCAGGTGCTGGGCGCCCATGTGGGCTGGATCACCGACGCCCGGGTGGTTATGATCTCCTGCGC
It contains:
- the lacF_4 gene encoding Lactose transport system permease protein LacF, whose amino-acid sequence is MKGMKLSPAARREENWGWIMVAPTILGLVILNLWPFVQTVYTSFCEHLGFGHYKFIGLGNYAEIFQTPEVWRATWNTILFCILTVPVGLFLSLLVAMLLNAKIKFKGGFRTIFFLPMVCAPAAVTMVWRWIFNGEYGILNQVLGAHVGWITDARVVMISCAIVAIWSNIGYDAVLLLAGLQNIPKTLYEANSIDGAGKVKQFFTITLPMVSPTLFVVMIMRLMSAVKVYDLIYMMVEETNPAVTSVQSLMYLFYRESFVAGSRGTGSAIVIWTVLLIGMITVLQFYGQKKWVNYDV